The Actinomyces viscosus genome segment CTCCCGGCAGCTCCAGTGAGACCGGTTCGTCGGGCAGCAGCTTCAGGATCACCCAGGAGAAGACCTTCGTCTCCGCCAGCACCAACACCTCCTTCACCGTCTCCGGCACCGGCTGCACCGGGCAGCAGGCGACCGTCGGCATCGCGCTGTACGCCCCGGACGGAACCGCCTCCGACGTCGTCAAGACCGAGGCGGCCTCAGACGGCAGCTGGACCGCTGACCTCGACCTGGCGGCTCTCATCAAGTCCATCGGCTCCTCCGCGTCCACCACCACCGACGGGTGGACCATCGGCGCCGGATGCATGACCTACGGCGGCAAGACGGAGACGGCTCAGGCGACGACTCAGCAGCAGACTCAGATCTACTTCGACGACACGCGCATCACCGGCTCCTACGAGGTCTCCGCCCGCGCCGAGAGCCAGTCCCAGACCTTCACCTTCAACGCCCAGGGCTTCTACGCCAGCGAGACGGTGACCGTCCTGCTCAGGAGCAAGAGCGACTCCAGCATCACCTACACCCTCGGGGAGCTGACGGTTGACGCCAACGGCAACCTCCAGGGCAACCTGCCCGCGCCCACCGACGCGGCCAACGGCGAGTACCTGCTGATTCTCACCGGCTCCCACCACAGCGAGACGGCCACGAGCCAGACCGTCACCACGGTGACCAACCACACCTTCACCATCGAGAACTCCGAGCGCTCCACCAGCGAGGGCCAGACCACTGAGAACAACGGTGGCGGCAACAACAACGGTGGTGGTAACAACCAGGCCAACGGTGACTCCTCGGAGAACACCGAGCGCTCCACCACCGAGAACAACGACGGCGGTGACAACCAGGCCAACGGAGGCGGCGACAGGGCCAACTCCGAGCGTTCCACCAGCGAGCGGGAGAACTCCGAGCGCTCGACCAGCGAGAGCCAGAACAGCCAGAACACCGAGCGCAACGGCTCCGCGAACAACGCAGGAAGCAACAGCCAGGCCAGCGGGGAGACCCAGGCCAACGGCAACAGCCAGGCCAACGGTAGCGGGGAGGCCCAGGCCAACGGCAAGGCTGCCAACAACAACCAGGGGGGCGGCGAGAACAAGGCCGCAGCCGACCAGCAGGTCAACAACCGTACCGAGGGTGACAAGAGCGCGAGCACAAGCGCGAAGGAGTCCTCCTCCGACACCAAGGCTGCCGGTACGAACACCAACGACAGCGGCAGGTCCCTGGCGCACACCGGTGCGAACGGCATGATCTTCGGCGGAATCGCCGCACTCCTCGTGGCGATCGGAGGGACGGTCCTGTTCCTGCGCCGCCGCAACAAGGCCTGAGCCGCTCTCAGCCGATCTCCTGTTCCTGAACTCACGGGAACTGTCTCCGGCGCCGGGGAGATGACACGCAGTGTGTCGTCTCCCCGGCGTCGTCGTGCACCCGCGGACCCTCCCGCCTGAGACAAGAAGGTGAGACAATCGCCCGGCGCCGCACGAGGCGCATTTCCCCTTCAGACAGGAGTTCCTATGCCCGGTCAGAACCTGACTCGTCTCGAGGCCGCCGAGCGCAGCGCGACAGTGCGCACCCGGAGCTACGACGTCGTCCTCGATCTCACGCGCGGTGAGAAGGTCTTCGGATCCTCCACCACCGTACGGTTCACGGCCACGCCGGGATCCTCCACCTTCATCGACCTGATCGCCCCCGCCGTCCACTCCATCACTCTCAACGGCCGTACCCTCGACCCCGCCGAGGTCTACGAGGACTCCCGGATCGCACTGACGGAGCTGGCCGCGGACAACGAGCTGGTCGTCGTCGCCGACTGCGCCTACATGCACACCGGGGAGGGCCTGCACCGCTTCACCGATCCGGCCGACGGCGAGACCTACCTCTACAGCCAGTTCGAGGTGCCCGACTCCCGGCGGGTCTTCGCCGTCTTCGAGCAGCCCGACCTCAAGGCCTCCTTCACCTTCACCGTCACCTGCCCGGCAGGCTGGACGGTGCTGTCCAACTCCCCCACCCCCGAGCCGACCCCGGCTGAGGCCTCCGACGGCTCCGGAGACGCCCACACCTTCGCCTTCGCCCCCACTGAGCCGATGAGCTCCTACGTCACGGCGATCGTCGCCGGCCCCTACGTCG includes the following:
- a CDS encoding LPXTG cell wall anchor domain-containing protein, which produces MTYGGKTETAQATTQQQTQIYFDDTRITGSYEVSARAESQSQTFTFNAQGFYASETVTVLLRSKSDSSITYTLGELTVDANGNLQGNLPAPTDAANGEYLLILTGSHHSETATSQTVTTVTNHTFTIENSERSTSEGQTTENNGGGNNNGGGNNQANGDSSENTERSTTENNDGGDNQANGGGDRANSERSTSERENSERSTSESQNSQNTERNGSANNAGSNSQASGETQANGNSQANGSGEAQANGKAANNNQGGGENKAAADQQVNNRTEGDKSASTSAKESSSDTKAAGTNTNDSGRSLAHTGANGMIFGGIAALLVAIGGTVLFLRRRNKA